Proteins encoded by one window of Primulina huaijiensis isolate GDHJ02 chromosome 1, ASM1229523v2, whole genome shotgun sequence:
- the LOC140982643 gene encoding CASP-like protein 2A1, with the protein MGLGAADESGSAAMRTTETLLRILPMALCIASLVIMLKNSHTDEYGSLSYSDFGSFKYLVHASGICAGYSLLSAVAAAMPRPSTMSWAWTFFLLDQLFTYIILAAGAVSAEVVYLAYKGDVDLTWSEACGTYDGFCRKATASVAITFSATLCYVGVSLISSYRLFTKYEAPLAYTQ; encoded by the exons ATGGGTCTAGGTGCGGCGGATGAAAGTGGAAGTGCCGCCATGCGCACGACGGAGACGCTGCTGAGGATCCTGCCGATGGCCCTCTGCATAGCGTCGCTTGTAATAATGCTCAAGAATTCTCATACTGATGAATATGGCTCCTTGTCTTATTCTGATTTTGGATCTTTCAA ATATTTAGTGCATGCGAGTGGGATTTGTGCCGGCTACTCCTTGCTGTCGGCTGTCGCGGCGGCGATGCCCCGCCCGTCCACAATGTCCTGGGCTTGGACCTTCTTTCTCCTCGACCAG CTGttcacgtacattatactagCAGCCGGAGCCGTATCTGCGGAGGTGGTGTACTTGGCATACAAAGGCGATGTAGACCTAACATGGAGTGAAGCTTGTGGCACGTACGATGGTTTCTGCCGGAAGGCTACCGCATCGGTAGCCATCACATTTTCTGCCACGCTTTGTTATGTAGGGGTCTCACTGATTTCCTCCTACAGGCTCTTCACCAAATATGAAGCACCCCTTGCTTATACACAGTAA
- the LOC140977251 gene encoding uncharacterized protein, producing the protein MHRDIMKDEAISSTGDPLLPPRSPPPTPTPAASSAGASSPAVPINAGSTDWFDQGQNLKGGSLSRAGSQRMYTSLSTSAGGSALGSSQPSCRPWERGDLLRRLSTFKPSNWFGKPKAAGSLDCARRGWVNAGVDKIECESCGAILKFVSSATWTPSQAGGAGEEFAKKLDEGHKVTCPWIGNCCADSLVQFPPTPPSALIGGYKDRCDGLLQFTSLPVVAVSAIVRMQASRGPEIDRLMAHSLFSGSESGIKLEILLGADNSREDFFTYSRAQKLISLCGWEPRWLPNVQDCEEHSAQSDRNGYSIGPSKYRGPPRDPGRGKKALCSSSKKDNKINEMTVNKSKGVSRSPLLDCSLCGATIRIWDFRTVSRPACYVPNNIEVPETSKKMILTRGISAASGISGWVAADGTGKGHAEDPDEAETDEGKSLSNIGVDLNLTISAAVSSSRLNVAVMSNQYQDVHMGRDLLISQPSSSEVGDRAASYESHGPSSRKRNLDEGGSTVDIPPLFMQQADSIEGTVIDRDGDEVDDGKQYSAGPSKRSRGSDIIEPRMSSYTKVSSGAGPSQFGFDLGDYAPKDEYFDLGHDQVIGNPSTRDSTRVSSVIAMDTIYHSADNDSMESVENFPGDFDDIHLPSTSTAKNTDPLETSELNYSNQAQQSTCPAVVRSAGEMVVSSTNEEEVVNADTATAQGRDGPSFGISGGRVGMGASHEAEIHGTEASVYRIDSIVADVEPVAEITDAQGQTGEFAPDPGVMGDFVPEEMDHEDPHGDSQDLMSRSIGRADSGSKIIGSAKAESVESGEKTSSKRATPHQNSPHPSVSCNAILCSGFELSKEEVTQAAKTTDDGGYVESGYLVASGTGPPNGESNYDEAIEFDPIKHHNYFCPWVNGNVAAAGCGSSSGSSSTAGSLALCGWQLTLDALDAFQAQGHIPVQTVESESAASMYKDDHLTPGRKLLAPQSLSKNRGKK; encoded by the exons ATGCACAGGGACATTATGAAGGACGAGGCTATAAGCTCCACCGGTGACCCGCTGTTGCCGCCCAGATCTCCTCCCCCTACTCCGACTCCCGCCGCCAG TTCCGCTGGGGCATCATCTCCTGCTGTTCCTATCAATGCTGGAAGCACAGACTGGTTTGATCAAGGGCAGAATTTGAAAGGGGGATCCCTTTCTCGTGCAGGTTCACAGCGCATGTACACATCTTTGAGCACGAGTGCTGGTGGTTCTGCTCTTGGTTCTTCGCAGCCTTCCTGCAGGCCCTGGGAAAGGGGTGATCTACTAAGGCGCCTGTCGACATTCAAACCTTCTAATTGGTTTGGAAAGCCTAAG GCTGCTGGTTCTCTGGACTGCGCCCGAAGAGGCTGGGTGAATGCAGGAGTTGATAAAATTGAATGCGAATCTTGTGGTGCAATTTTGAAGTTTGTTTCATCAGCAACCTGGACTCCTTCTCAAG CTGGTGGTGCTGGGGAAGAATTTGCCAAGAAACTTGATGAAGGGCATAAAGTTACTTGTCCATGGATAGGAAACTGCTGTGCAGATAGTTTAGTGCAGTTCCCGCCAACTCCACCATCAGCACTTATTGGTGGTTACAAGGACCGTTGTGATGGATTACTCCAGTTTACCTCACTTCCGGTTGTGGCTGTATCTGCGATTGTGCGAATGCAGGCATCAAGGGGCCCGGAAATTGATCGTTTAATGGCTCACTCCCTGTTTTCAGGCAGTGAATCTGGCATTAAGTTGGAGATTTTGTTAGGAGCTGACAACTCCAGAGAAGATTTTTTCACATACTCTCGA GCTCAGAAGTTGATAAGCCTGTGTGGATGGGAACCGAGGTGGCTTCCAAATGTTCAGGATTGTGAAGAACATTCTGCTCAGTCAGATAGAAATGGATACTCAATTGGTCCATCAAAATATCGCGGTCCTCCTCGCGATCCTGGCCGTGGAAAAAAAGCATTATGTTCTTCCTCTAAAAAGGATaacaaaataaatgaaatgacTGTTAACAAGTCTAAAGGTGTGTCAAGATCCCCTTTGTTGGATTGTAGCTTATGTGGTGCAACAATTAGAATCTGGGACTTCCGCACTGTCTCACGCCCTGCTTGTTATGTTCCCAATAATATTGAGGTTCCTGAAACTAGCAAGAAGATGATACTGACGCGTGGAATAAGTGCAGCAAGTGGCATTAGTGGATGGGTTGCTGCAGATGGTACCGGAAAAGGGCATGCAGAGGACCCTGATGAGGCTGAAACTGATGAAGGAAAATCATTGTCAAATATCGGAGTAGATCTGAATCTCACTATATCAGCTGCGGTGTCATCTTCACGGTTGAACGTGGCCGTTATGTCTAATCAATACCAAGATGTGCATATGGGCAGAGATTTATTGATCAGTCAGCCCTCTAGCAGTGAGGTTGGAGATCGTGCTGCCTCATATGAATCACATGGTCCCAGTTCTCGCAAGCGGAACTTAGATGAAGGTGGTAGCACAGTTGACATTCCACCATTATTTATGCAACAGGCAGATAGCATCGAAGGGACTGTCATTGACCGTGATGGTGATGAAGTCGATGATGGTAAACAGTACTCTGCTGGCCCTTCAAAGCGTTCTCGTGGCTCCGATATCATTGAGCCCCGTATGTCATCATACACAAAAGTTTCTTCTGGTGCTGGTCCTAGCCAGTTTGGTTTTGATTTAGGTGATTATGCTCCTAAAGATGAATATTTTGACCTTGGACACGATCAGGTAATTGGTAATCCATCCACTAGAGATTCAACACGTGTCTCCTCTGTTATTGCTATGGACACTATCTATCACAGTGCAGATAATGATTCTATGGAAAGTGTTGAAAACTTTCCAGGAGACTTTGACGACATACATTTGCCTTCTACATCTACGGCCAAGAACACAGATCCCCTTGAGACATCTGAATTGAACTATAGTAATCAAGCACAGCAGAGTACTTGCCCAGCTGTTGTAAGAAGTGCTGGTGAAATGGTTGTTAGCAGCACAAACGAAGAAGAAGTCGTGAATGCAGATACTGCTACTGCACAAGGGAGAGATGGTCCCAGCTTTGGAATTAGTGGAGGACGTGTTGGAATGGGTGCTAGCCATGAAGCTGAAATTCATGGAACCGAAGCTTCTGTCTATCGAATTGATAGCATTGTTGCTGATGTAGAACCTGTTGCTGAGATTACAGATGCCCAGGGTCAGACAGGGGAATTTGCTCCAGATCCTGGGGTAATGGGTGATTTTGTACCTGAGGAAATGGATCACGAGGATCCTCATGGTGATAGTCAGGATCTGATGTCTCGATCTATAGGAAGGGCGGATAGTGGCTCCAAAATCATTGGCTCGGCCAAGGCAGAATCTGTTGAGAGTGGTGAAAAGACCAGTAGCAAGAGGGCCACTCCCCATCAGAACAGTCCCCATCCTTCTGTTTCTTGCAATGCCATTTTATGCTCTGGGTTTGAATTATCCAAGGAAGAAGTTACCCAGGCTGCCAAAACGACTGATGATGGTGGATATGTTGAATCTGGCTATTTGGTTGCAAGTGGAACGG GGCCTCCCAATGGCGAAAGTAACTATGATGAAGCCATTGAATTCGATCCAATTAAGCATCATAATTACTTCTGTCCTTGGGTGAACGGTAATGTTGCAGCAGCAGGGTGTGGTAGCAGTAGCGGCTCTAGTTCCACTGCTGGTTCTTTAGCGCTTTGTGGTTGGCAGCTGACTTTAGACGCTTTGGATGCTTTCCAAGCACAAGGACACATTCCGGTCCAAACAGTGGAGTCAGAATCAGCAGCTTCCATGTATAAG GATGACCATCTAACTCCTGGTCGGAAACTCTTGGCTCCCCAGTCTCTCAGCAAGAACCGTGGCAAAAAATGA
- the LOC140977260 gene encoding translation initiation factor IF-2, chloroplastic-like, with protein MTCLASLTNLGSVNVKSFGNFDGSVCLVSRVSFDRNLCSCRRFWIGKRWRYAGVCRFSLTNNYVAEQGTSVSLDSTYKDGKDNGNETFLRATPRPVLKSGIEPLQSTSWDEPRLREGLGNKNVNDNERSKMIESLGEVLEKAEKLETGKMADTPMNNQSKNEISKQKNGKMVNEMDKYKTVKSVWRKGNPVTNVQKVVKEPPKQEPKIIGGGEVTGSQSFSPPRVPQPPQKVQPKLQAKPSVAPPPFLKKPVVLKDVNAAAKSPVSDESDAGMKMKERKPILIDKFAAKKPVVDPVIAQAVLAPPKPGKSPVPGKFKDEFRKKSSREGSRRRMINDDNEILDEDASELNVSIPGAATLRKGRKWSKASRKAARLRAAQDAAPVKVEMMEVGEDGMLIEELAYNLVVSEGEILGYFYSKGIKPDGVQKLSKDMVKMVCREYEVEVIDATPVRVEDMAKKKEIFDEDDIDNLKDRPPVLTIMGHVDHGKTTLLDYIRKSKVAASEAGGITQGIGAYKVQVPIDGKPQTCVFLDTPGHEAFGAMRARGARVTDIAIIVVAADDGIRPQTTEAVAHAKAAGVPIVVAINKIDKDGANPDRVLQELSSIGLMPEEWGGDVPMVKISALKGENVDDLLETVMLVAELQDLKANPDRSAKGTVIEAGLDKSKGPVATFIVQNGTLRRGDTVVCGEAFGKVRAIFDDQGKKVNEAGPSIPVQVLGLSNVPLAGDEFEVVASLDIAREKAELRAGYLRNERITEKAGDGKVTLSSLASAVSSGKNAGLDLHQLNIILKVDVQGSIEAVKQALQVLPQQNITLKFLLQATGDVSTSDVDLAVASKAIIFGFNVKTPGSVKSYADNKSVEIRLYKVIYELIDDVRNAMEGLLDLVEEQVPIGSAEIRQVFSSGSGRVAGCMVAEGKLVKDCGIRVRRKGKEVHVGVLGSLRRVKEIVKEVNAGLECGIGSDEFDDWEEGDLVEAFTTVQKKRTLEEASATMSAALEQL; from the exons ATGACTTGTTTAGCTTCCCTGACGAATTTGGGAAGCGTGAATGTGAAGTCTTTTGGTAATTTTGATGGTTCTGTTTGTCTAGTTAGCAGGGTATCTTTTGACAGGAACCTTTGTAGTTGTAGAAGGTTTTGGATTGGTAAGAGATGGAGGTATGCTGGTGTTTGTAGATTTTCTTTAACTAATAATTACGTTGCAGAACAAGGTACTTCGGTTTCTCTTGATTCCACGTACAAAGATGGTAAAGACAATGGCAATGAGACATTTCTGAGGGCAACCCCCAGGCCGGTTCTAAAATCGGGAATTGAACCCCTCCAGAGTACGTCTTGGGATGAGCCCAGACTTCGAGAAGGTTTAGGCAATAAGAATGTGAATGACAATGAGAGAAGTAAGATGATCGAGTCACTAGGGGAGGTGTTGGAGAAGGCAGAAAAGTTAGAGACTGGCAAGATGGCAGATACGCCAATGAATAATCAGTCAAAGAATGAAATATCCAAGCAAAAAAACGGCAAAATGGTTAATGAGATGGACAAGTATAAGACTGTGAAGAGCGTTTGGAGGAAGGGTAATCCAGTGACGAATGTGCAAAAAGTTGTGAAGGAACCTCCGAAACAGGAACCTAAAATAATAGGTGGAGGAGAGGTGACTGGATCTCAGTCTTTTTCTCCACCTAGGGTCCCCCAGCCTCCTCAAAAAGTTCAGCCAAAGTTACAGGCAAAACCCTCTGTAGCTCCCCCGCCTTTTCTCAAGAAACCCGTTGTCTTGAAGGATGTTAACGCAGCTGCCAAGTCTCCTGTTTCTGATGAGTCTGATGCAGGCATGAAGATGAAAGAGCGCAAACCAATTTTAATAGACAAATTTGCGGCTAAGAAACCTGTGGTTGATCCTGTGATTGCTCAAGCTGTTTTAGCCCCTCCAAAGCCAGGGAAGAGCCCTGTACCTGGAAAATTTAAGGATGAATTTCGAAAAAAAAGTAGCAGGGAAGGGTCTCGAAGACGCATGATTAATGATGACAATGAAATTCTTGACGAGGATGCATCAGAACTCAATGTTTCCATTCCTGGGGCTGCCACTTtgagaaaaggaagaaaatGGAGTAAAGCAAGCCGAAAAGCTGCTAGACTCCGAGCAGCCCAAGACGCTGCTCCTGTTAAAGTAGAAATGATGGAAGTTGGTGAAGATGGCATGTTGATCGAAGAGTTGGCCTACAACTTGGTCGTCAGTGAAGGTGAAATTCTTGGGTATTTCTACTCCAAAGGAATTAAACCTGATGGTGTTCAGAAGCTGAGCAAAGACATGGTGAAGATGGTATGCAGAGAATATGAGGTGGAAGTCATTGATGCTACCCCTGTGAGGGTGGAAGACATGGCAAAAAAGAAAGAGATTTTTGATGAAGACGACATTGACAACTTAAAAGATAGACCTCCTGTTTTGACCATAATGGGTCATGTTGATCATGGAAAG ACGACGCTTTTGGATTACATACGGAAGAGCAAG GTGGCAGCATCTGAAGCTGGTGGGATAACACAAGGAATTGGGGCTTATAAGGTTCAAGTACCTATAGATGGCAAGCCACAAACATGTGTTTTTCTTGATACTCCTGGACACGAG GCATTTGGGGCAATGAGAGCTCGTGGAGCCAGAGTGACAGACATTGCCATCATTGTAGTGGCAGCTGATGATGGAATCCGACCTCAAACAACTGAGGCTGTTGCCCATGCCAAAGCGGCTGGGGTGCCAATTGTGGTAGCTATAAACAAG ATAGATAAGGATGGAGCTAACCCAGATCGAGTTCTACAAGAACTTTCTTCCATTGGTTTGATGCCTGAAGAGTGGGGTGGCGACGTACCAATGGTCAAG ATAAGTGCTCTTAAGGGAGAGAATGTAGATGATTTACTGGAAACTGTCATGCTTGTTGCTGAG TTGCAAGACCTGAAGGCTAATCCAGATAGGAGTGCTAAAGGAACAGTGATTGAAGCAGGTCTTGATAAATCCAAGGGACCTGTGGCTACCTTTATTGTGCAAAATGGGACTCTCAGAAGAGGAGATACAGTAGTTTGTGGTGAAGCGTTTGGAAAG GTGCGGGCAATATTTGATGATCAGGGGAAAAAGGTAAATGAAGCTGGTCCTTCTATTCCAGTACAG GTTCTTGGATTGAGCAATGTTCCTTTAGCTGGTGATGAGTTTGAGGTCGTTGCATCTCTTGATATTGCTCGAGAAAAGGCAGAGTTGCGAGCAGGGTATTTGCGAAATGAACGCATAACAGAAAAAGCTGGAGATGGGAAAGTTACGCTTTCTTCTTTAGCATCTGCTGTTTCATCAGGGAAGAATGCTGGATTAGATCTGCACCAACTCAATATAATATTGAAGGTTGATGTTCAG GGATCCATTGAGGCCGTAAAGCAAGCTTTGCAAGTGCTTCCTCAACAAAACATCACTTTGAAGTTCCTGCTGCAAGCTACTGGGGATGTGAGCACCAGTGATGTTGATTTGGCGGTGGCGAGCAAAGCTATTATTTTTGGCTTCAATGTCAAAACACCTGGTTCAGTGAAGAGTTACGCAGATAACAAAAGTGTTGAAATCCGTCTTTATAAAGTTATATATGAACTTATTGATGACGTACGCAATGCAATGGAGGGGCTTCTGGATCTTGTTGAG GAGCAAGTACCGATTGGTTCAGCAGAGATAAGGCAAGTATTTAGTAGTGGCAGTGGCCGTGTCGCTGGATGCATGGTGGCGGAGGGAAAACTAGTGAAAGATTGTGGGATTCGTGTACGAAGAAAAGGCAAAGAAGTTCATGTTGGTGTCCTAGGTTCCTTGAGACGGGTCAAGGAGATAGTAAAAGAG GTAAATGCTGGACTTGAATGCGGTATTGGAAGTGATGAGTTCGATGATTGGGAGGAGGGTGATCTTGTCGAGGCATTCACCACCGTGCAAAAGAAAAGAACACTGGAAGAGGCTTCTGCCACAATGTCAGCTGCACTTGAACAACTGTGA
- the LOC140982707 gene encoding serine/threonine-protein kinase WAG1-like — MEQDDSLYYYNLTDSELDLSFTTATTVSSRSSLARSSLTLSFNESRLSSTSNNTSSSTAVPNTNHRPHRRHDNPNWAAIKAATTLSHDGALHLGHLKLLRLVGTGNLGRVFLCRLRDNDHANFALKVVDRDSLTSKKLSQVQTEAKILSSLDHPFLPTLYAHLEVSHYTCLLMDFCPHGDLHGLLRKQPMNRLPVQAVRFFAAEVLLALEYLHSRGIVYRDLKPENILIREDGHIMLSDFDLCFQSDVSPILENRTQIKAGSCSCFIQRRRVERVTEFVAEPTSAFSRSCVGTHEYLSPELASGVGHGNGVDWWAFGILIYELLYGTTPFKGGSKDSTLRNIASSRGVRLLAAEGESEEPGMAEARDLIEKLLVKDPRKRLGCARGATDVKRHPFFNVIKWPLIRTYRPPEVRGLAVKRSKSRAHVGGVSSPRWRRCFWKKVACLMRIKASKYRLNSNYNYYSHVDYHKIKKCS, encoded by the coding sequence ATGGAGCAAGACGACTCCCTTTACTATTACAATTTAACAGATTCCGAGCTTGATCTGAGCTTCACCACCGCCACCACGGTAAGTTCCCGGAGCAGCTTAGCTCGCAGCAGCCTAACCCTCAGCTTCAACGAGTCGCGTCTCTCTAGCACCTCCAATAATACTTCTTCCTCCACCGCCGTCCCAAACACCAACCACCGTCCACATCGCCGCCATGACAATCCCAACTGGGCTGCTATCAAGGCTGCCACCACATTGTCACATGACGGAGCTCTCCATCTAGGCCACCTCAAGCTCCTCCGACTGGTTGGGACAGGGAACCTTGGCCGCGTTTTTCTCTGCCGCTTACGCGATAATGATCACGCAAACTTCGCCCTTAAAGTTGTCGACCGGGATTCCTTGACTTCTAAGAAACTTTCTCAGGTGCAGACGGAAGCAAAAATTCTTTCCTCTCTCGACCACCCTTTTCTTCCGACGTTGTACGCTCACTTAGAAGTGTCTCATTACACTTGTCTTTTGATGGACTTCTGTCCCCATGGAGACCTCCATGGCTTGCTCCGAAAGCAACCAATGAACCGTTTACCTGTTCAGGCTGTCAGGTTCTTCGCCGCCGAAGTTCTCCTGGCTCTAGAGTATCTGCATTCGCGTGGCATTGTGTACCGGGATCTCAAACCGGAAAATATACTGATCCGTGAAGATGGTCACATCATGTTATCGGATTTTGATCTGTGTTTTCAGTCAGATGTTTCGCCGATATTGGAGAATAGGACACAAATCAAGGCGGGGTCCTGTTCTTGTTTCATCCAACGGCGGCGTGTGGAACGGGTGACAGAATTTGTGGCGGAGCCAACGTCAGCGTTTTCAAGATCGTGCGTCGGCACTCACGAATACTTATCGCCAGAGTTAGCTAGCGGAGTCGGCCATGGAAACGGAGTTGACTGGTGGGCGTTCGGCATCTTGATATACGAACTACTCTACGGTACGACGCCGTTCAAGGGCGGGAGCAAAGATTCCACACTGCGGAATATAGCATCCAGCAGAGGGGTGAGATTGCTGGCGGCGGAAGGGGAGAGTGAGGAGCCGGGAATGGCGGAGGCcagagatttgattgagaaattGCTGGTGAAGGACCCTCGGAAGAGATTGGGATGTGCCAGGGGTGCAACGGACGTCAAGCGGCATCCATTCTTCAACGTTATTAAGTGGCCGCTTATCCGAACTTACCGGCCGCCGGAGGTTCGTGGACTGGCGGTGAAACGGAGTAAGAGCAGGGCCCACGTTGGCGGAGTTTCTTCTCCTAGATGGCGGCGCTGCTTCTGGAAGAAGGTGGCTTGTCTGATGAGAATAAAAGCGTCTAAATACAGATTAAATTCTAATTACAATTATTATTCTCATGTAGACTATCATAAAATCAAGAAATGTAgttaa
- the LOC140977266 gene encoding probable sugar phosphate/phosphate translocator At3g14410 isoform X1 — protein sequence MADRSRKWVREEFVTYAYILIYIALSSGQIFFNKWVLSSKEINFPYPLGLTMLHMIFSSVLCFVLTKVLKIIKVEEGMTLDIYMSSVIPIGAMFAMTLWLGNTAYLYISVAFAQMLKAIMPVAVFILGVFAGLEVMSVKMLLIMSLISFGVLVASYGEIYINWIGVVYQMGGVVGEALRLIFMEIFVKRKGLKLNPISMMYYVSPCSALCLLIPWIFLEKPRMDEQGTWSFKPLILILNSLCTFALNLSVFLVISHTSALTIRVAGVVKDWVVVLLSALLFADTKLTLINLFGYAVAIAGVAAYNNHKLKKEATRVNTEEPSQSVPLVSSLSSNE from the exons ATGGCGGATCGGAGTAGAAAATGGGTGAGAGAAGAGTTCGTCACATATGCTTACATTCTCATATACATTGCTCTATCCAGCGGGCAGATCTTCTTCAACAAG TGGGTGTTGTCGTCAAAGGAAATAAACTTCCCGTATCCTCTTGGATTGACGATGCTTCATATGATCTTCTCCTCTGTCTTATGTTTCGTTCTTACCAAAGTTCTCAAG attattaaagttgaggaagGAATGACTTTGGATAT ATATATGTCGTCAGTTATACCTATTGGTGCTATGTTTGCAATGACTCTCTGGCTAGGGAATACTGCTTACCTCTACATATCTGTTGCATTTGCTCAAATGTTGAAAGCAATCA TGCCAGTTGCTGTTTTCATTCTTGGTGTATTCGCTGGACTTGAGGTTATGAGTGTCAAAATGCTTCTTATAATGTCGTTGATCAGTTTTGGTGTTCTGGTGGCTTCTTATGGCGAAATATATATCAACTGGATTGGTGTTGTTTACCAAATGGGAGGTGTAGTTGGGGAAGCTTTAAGGCTAATATTTATGGAAATATTTGTGAAACGGAAGGGGCTGAAACTGAATCCTATATCTATGATGTACTATGTTAGCCCCTGCAG TGCTCTTTGTCTCTTAATTCCGTGGATCTTCCTGGAGAAGCCAAGGATGGATGAACAAGGGACTTGGAGCTTCAAACCGCTCATTCTTATCCTAAACTCTCTTTGTACTTTCGCCCTCAATCTTTCAGTTTTCCTTGTCATCTCGCATACAAGTGCTTTGACCATTCGTGTAGCTGGGGTCGTGAAGGACTGGGTAGTAGTTCTACTGTCAGCCCTTCTTTTTGCGGACACAAAATTGACACTGATAAATCTATTTGGTTATGCTGTTG CTATTGCAGGGGTAGCTGCATACAATAACCACAAGTTGAAAAAGGAAGCTACTCGTGTTAACACAGAGGAGCCCAGTCAATCAGTTCCACTCGTTTCATCCTTGTCCTCAAACGAATGA
- the LOC140977266 gene encoding probable sugar phosphate/phosphate translocator At3g14410 isoform X2, with protein sequence MLHMIFSSVLCFVLTKVLKIIKVEEGMTLDIYMSSVIPIGAMFAMTLWLGNTAYLYISVAFAQMLKAIMPVAVFILGVFAGLEVMSVKMLLIMSLISFGVLVASYGEIYINWIGVVYQMGGVVGEALRLIFMEIFVKRKGLKLNPISMMYYVSPCSALCLLIPWIFLEKPRMDEQGTWSFKPLILILNSLCTFALNLSVFLVISHTSALTIRVAGVVKDWVVVLLSALLFADTKLTLINLFGYAVAIAGVAAYNNHKLKKEATRVNTEEPSQSVPLVSSLSSNE encoded by the exons ATGCTTCATATGATCTTCTCCTCTGTCTTATGTTTCGTTCTTACCAAAGTTCTCAAG attattaaagttgaggaagGAATGACTTTGGATAT ATATATGTCGTCAGTTATACCTATTGGTGCTATGTTTGCAATGACTCTCTGGCTAGGGAATACTGCTTACCTCTACATATCTGTTGCATTTGCTCAAATGTTGAAAGCAATCA TGCCAGTTGCTGTTTTCATTCTTGGTGTATTCGCTGGACTTGAGGTTATGAGTGTCAAAATGCTTCTTATAATGTCGTTGATCAGTTTTGGTGTTCTGGTGGCTTCTTATGGCGAAATATATATCAACTGGATTGGTGTTGTTTACCAAATGGGAGGTGTAGTTGGGGAAGCTTTAAGGCTAATATTTATGGAAATATTTGTGAAACGGAAGGGGCTGAAACTGAATCCTATATCTATGATGTACTATGTTAGCCCCTGCAG TGCTCTTTGTCTCTTAATTCCGTGGATCTTCCTGGAGAAGCCAAGGATGGATGAACAAGGGACTTGGAGCTTCAAACCGCTCATTCTTATCCTAAACTCTCTTTGTACTTTCGCCCTCAATCTTTCAGTTTTCCTTGTCATCTCGCATACAAGTGCTTTGACCATTCGTGTAGCTGGGGTCGTGAAGGACTGGGTAGTAGTTCTACTGTCAGCCCTTCTTTTTGCGGACACAAAATTGACACTGATAAATCTATTTGGTTATGCTGTTG CTATTGCAGGGGTAGCTGCATACAATAACCACAAGTTGAAAAAGGAAGCTACTCGTGTTAACACAGAGGAGCCCAGTCAATCAGTTCCACTCGTTTCATCCTTGTCCTCAAACGAATGA